The Novipirellula caenicola genome window below encodes:
- a CDS encoding ABC transporter ATP-binding protein: MSDMIEASGLSKFYGEFAAAQNITFSVPAGQVCAFLGPNGAGKSTTMKMLTGFLSPDTGTARIGGFDVHSDRIAAAERLGYLPENGPLYPEMTPNSFLRYVGETRMLGGGELEDRLGWVCQQCSLGDVWKKAIGKLSRGYRQRVGMAQALLHDPDVLILDEPTSGLDPNQVHGVRQLIESLSETKTVLLSTHILQEVHAVCSRVVLINEGRLVFDGPTSELGPHSDAMEAKFRELTIAA; this comes from the coding sequence ATGAGCGACATGATCGAAGCGTCAGGTCTGTCGAAATTTTATGGTGAGTTTGCCGCCGCTCAGAACATCACCTTCTCGGTTCCCGCAGGTCAAGTTTGTGCGTTTCTTGGACCCAACGGCGCGGGTAAGTCCACAACGATGAAAATGTTGACGGGCTTCTTATCCCCCGACACAGGAACCGCACGCATTGGAGGATTCGATGTGCATAGTGACCGTATCGCCGCGGCAGAGCGTCTCGGTTACCTGCCTGAAAACGGGCCGTTGTACCCCGAGATGACGCCGAATTCATTTTTAAGATACGTTGGCGAAACCCGCATGCTTGGCGGCGGCGAATTGGAGGATCGTTTGGGTTGGGTTTGTCAGCAGTGTTCGCTCGGTGATGTATGGAAAAAAGCGATTGGCAAATTATCGCGGGGGTATCGCCAACGCGTCGGGATGGCTCAAGCGTTATTGCATGATCCCGATGTGCTGATTCTGGATGAACCCACCAGCGGGCTGGACCCCAATCAGGTTCATGGAGTTCGTCAGCTCATCGAGAGTCTTAGCGAAACCAAAACCGTCTTGTTGTCGACGCACATTCTGCAGGAAGTCCATGCGGTGTGCAGTCGCGTCGTGTTGATCAACGAAGGACGCTTGGTGTTCGATGGCCCCACTTCGGAACTTGGTCCTCACAGTGACGCAATGGAAGCGAAGTTCCGCGAATTGACGATCGCCGCGTGA